The Schizosaccharomyces pombe strain 972h- genome assembly, chromosome: I genome contains a region encoding:
- the agn1 gene encoding cell wall glucan endo-1,3-alpha-glucosidase Agn1, with product MKLVLFLVLLFSALINLTNADKMVVAHFIVGNTYPYTVSNWEEDIQDAIAVGIDGFALNMGSDAWQVERIEDAYDAAASVSSDFKLFISFDMSIISADADFIEGVVRRFADKPNQLYYDGKVFVSTFAGETDTFGYSDVSTGWDSAVKEPLASAGYPIYFVPSWTSLGQGALEESVADGFLSWNAWPTTDADMNDNDDIGYQNLANSLGKLYVAPVSPWFYTHLSYKNWAYKSDWLIIDRWNEMLSVQPDMIEVLTWNDYGESHYIGNIQGALPAGSEGYVDGFDHTAWRYLMSPYISAYKLGLSEPYINFESLFYWYRPTPKSATATADSLSYPSGGDYMEDEIFVLVYLLQSAEVTVTCGSTTQTFSGVPGVNQFTIPMETNASPSFTVARQGGTLASGTGPEIVDSLSIYNFNAYTGVLYF from the coding sequence atgaagctTGTGCTATTTCTggttcttcttttttcagcGTTAATTAATTTGACTAACGCTGATAAGATGGTTGTTGCCCATTTTATTGTTGGCAATACTTATCCTTACACTGTTTCTAACTGGGAGGAAGATATCCAGGATGCAATCGCTGTCGGTATAGACGGATTCGCTCTCAATATGGGATCAGACGCGTGGCAGGTTGAGCGAATTGAAGACGCATATGACGCGGCAGCCAGCGTTTCCTCAGACTTCaagctttttatttctttcgaTATGAGTATTATTTCAGCAGATGCTGATTTTATTGAAGGTGTTGTTCGAAGATTTGCTGATAAGCCTAACCAACTGTATTATGATGGTAAAGTGTTTGTTTCTACATTTGCTGGAGAGACAGATACATTCGGTTATTCTGATGTTAGCACGGGCTGGGATTCTGCTGTAAAAGAGCCTTTAGCATCTGCTGGTTATCCTATATATTTTGTCCCAAGCTGGACCTCCTTAGGCCAAGGGGCACTGGAAGAAAGCGTTGCAGATGGGTTTCTCTCTTGGAACGCATGGCCCACAACGGATGCTGATATGAACGACAATGATGACATTGGTTACCAGAATCTTGCCAATTCTTTAGGCAAGTTGTATGTTGCACCAGTCTCGCCTTGGTTTTACACTCATCTTTCTTACAAAAATTGGGCCTATAAAAGCGATTGGTTAATTATTGATCGGTGGAATGAAATGCTATCTGTTCAGCCTGACATGATTGAGGTTTTGACTTGGAACGATTACGGTGAATCACATTATATTGGAAATATTCAAGGCGCCTTGCCGGCTGGTTCGGAAGGATATGTTGATGGGTTTGATCATACCGCATGGCGGTATTTGATGTCTCCATATATATCTGCATACAAGCTTGGTTTGTCAGAACCGTACATTAACTTTGAATCGTTATTTTATTGGTATAGACCGACTCCGAAATCTGCTACAGCGACCGCTGATAGTTTGTCGTATCCCTCCGGTGGTGATTATATGGAAGATGAAATATTTGTGCTTGTTTATCTGTTGCAATCCGCGGAAGTCACCGTAACATGTGGCTCTACAACACAAACATTCAGTGGTGTTCCTGGTGTGAACCAATTCACAATACCCATGGAAACGAATGCATCCCCTTCCTTCACAGTTGCTCGTCAAGGTGGTACCTTAGCCTCTGGAACGGGACCCGAAATTGTTGATTCCTTGtcgatatataattttaatgcCTATACAGGTGTTCTGTACTTTTAG